The Victivallis lenta genome includes the window AGGCGGACAAGTAAGGAGGACAAAGTCCTCTGCCGCGGGCGGTAAGGGCGCAACCCACGGGAAATGAAAGCCCGGCACAGAGTAAGAAATGGGGGTGCGGGGGAAATGTATTTCCCCCGCGAATCCCGCGACAATGCAGACGAACAAAATAAGAAAAGCAGATAGAACAATTCAGCTGCCGCAGGCAGAAAACTTATTTAACCCAAAGGAGTTGTCATGAAAAACCGGAACAGAAAGCTTCACATACCCTCTATTATGCGCAGAAAAGTACGGCATTGATCTGAATATTGTGGAGAGCCGTCCTTTACTTTCCCGCCTTTCCAAGTTGAGGAACATTGATGTTTTTCACGGTTTTGCCGAAATGAATCTCCGGAGTGATGATATAGTGCGTCGGTGCGTTTTTCACCTGCTCGAAATGCTCTTTGACGAGACGCACCGCATAGTGGGCGACCCGGTCGCGGCGGCTGTTGATCGTCGTGAAGTCAAGTTCGGACTCACGGGAGCTTCGGCCGAGCGTGATGAGGCTGAAATCTTCCGGGATGTCGAGTCCGTACTCGCGCGCCGTCCGGGCGATCTCCTGCGCCGGGAGCTCGGAGAGGACGAACAGCCCTGTGAATCCCGGTTCCGGATTCGCTTCCAGATACCGCCTGAAGAACTCGCCGCTTTTCGTCGGGGAGTGTTCTCCCACCCTGATGTGCGGATTCAGCACTTCGATGTCGAGCCGGTACGCCTCCGCGCATTTCAGGAACCCGGCGATACGCTCCCGGACCAGCGGGACTTCCGGCTCCGAAACCAGAACCGCCAGTTTGCGGTGCCCGTTCATCAGCAGATGCGTCGCGGCCAGCATTCCGCAGAATTCATTGTCGTTGTCGACATACCGGCACCCTTCGACCCGGACCGTTCCGTAAAGAATCACCACGGGAACCGGCTGGGCCATCATCCGGTTCAACTGGTCGGGCGTGATCGGTTCGTGACCGTACGGCATGAACAGAATCGCATCGGCCTTGAGTTCCGGCAGCATCGCGATGCCCGCGGCATTGCTCGGCATATCCACGATGATCTGTTCGAATCCGGCGGCAGAGGTTTCGCGCAGCAGCAGCCCGGGAAACTCCCAGCGGAGATTCGATATTTCAGCCGGGATCAGGCAGGCGATTTTTCCGTAACGCGGCGCATGGCGCACGAAGTAGCCGCGCCGCTCCTGCGCTTCGAGCACGCCCGATTCGCAGAGTCGCTCCATCGCCTGCTTGACCGTGATCTGGCTCACGTTGAACTCGTCCATGATCTGCCGGACCGACAGGAATTTTTCGCCGATGCCGAGCTTCCGGCAGCGTTCTTTCAAGTGCTGCGTCAGCTGATCCGCGCGGCTGAACCTGATATTGTTTTCGACCATAAAGGAATCTGTGCTTCTCTGTGTTTATTTTCAATACAGTATATATTATGACACAATCGGGCGGCAATGTCAATACTGTATTTAAAAAAAATACATATTATTTCCATATGATCCGTTTCTCCCGCGTTTCCGGCATTGCTCTCCTCCGGTTCCGGCCGTATGACAGGAGGCGCTGCGGAGGCGGAAATGCCCGAATCCGGGCAGGAGGAGATCTTTTTCGAATATTTTTTGTCATTTATCCCGGCAAACGGATTGATTTTCCGAAAAGCGGCGTTAAATTTTTCAATGAGAGATTATTTTTCGATTGTATCAGCCAGAATGAAAGGGTGAAAGATGGTCGATCCGGATAAGAACAATCAAGATAACGCGCCGGTCGAGGACAGCGACGATACCAAGACCCGGAAAACCGTGCGTCTGCGGCCGTCGGTGACTCCTGCCGGAATCAATCTGACCCCGCTGCCGAAGGCTCCGCTCACCGATCCGCTGAGCGGCCGCGATACCGATACCGGCAACCTCGAGGTCATGGAAGACACCCAGACCCGCCGCACGGTCAAGCTCAAGCCGATTGCGACGCAGACCGCCGGCCCGTCGATCAAACCGGCGATTCCGATTGTCGGCAGGCCGGCGGGCGACGGCGCCAATACGCAGACCCGCAAAACCATCGTTCTCAAGCCGACTGCGGTT containing:
- a CDS encoding LacI family DNA-binding transcriptional regulator, whose protein sequence is MVENNIRFSRADQLTQHLKERCRKLGIGEKFLSVRQIMDEFNVSQITVKQAMERLCESGVLEAQERRGYFVRHAPRYGKIACLIPAEISNLRWEFPGLLLRETSAAGFEQIIVDMPSNAAGIAMLPELKADAILFMPYGHEPITPDQLNRMMAQPVPVVILYGTVRVEGCRYVDNDNEFCGMLAATHLLMNGHRKLAVLVSEPEVPLVRERIAGFLKCAEAYRLDIEVLNPHIRVGEHSPTKSGEFFRRYLEANPEPGFTGLFVLSELPAQEIARTAREYGLDIPEDFSLITLGRSSRESELDFTTINSRRDRVAHYAVRLVKEHFEQVKNAPTHYIITPEIHFGKTVKNINVPQLGKAGK